One window of Candidatus Nitrospira kreftii genomic DNA carries:
- a CDS encoding putative branched-chain amino acid ABC transport protein, producing MDTHEDTHEDTHETQEPQRHDSAGPAPETSRREFLGQTGRVAAGVGVAALLGNLGHYALSYAAGGPPIKIGVLHSLSGTMAISEVSLRDVVLMAVEEINKAGGVMGRPVEAKIVDPASNWDLFAEKAKQLLLEEKVSVVFGCWTSVSRKSVLPVFEKNNGLLFYPVQYEGEECSRNVFYTGAAVNQQAAPAVEYLMSPEGGSYKKFYLLGTDYVYPRTTNKILRAMLLAKKVPAANIAEEYTPFHHQDYQTICGKIKKFAAGGGAAVISTINGDSNVPFYKEFGNQGLRAEDAPIMAFSVAEDELRGMDTSALVGHLAAWNYYQSVDTPQNKKFVANFKAYCKKNNLPDGENRVTDDPIEAAYFGVYVWKQAVEKAGSTDVDKVRAAVYNQKFLAPGGEIMMDCCNQHTHKPVLIGEILKNGQFKTIWRSKGLVKPEPWSEYTNPDKGCDWIQHQGTYTK from the coding sequence ATGGACACGCACGAAGACACGCACGAAGACACGCACGAGACACAAGAGCCACAGCGCCACGACAGCGCGGGGCCCGCCCCCGAGACGTCGCGTCGAGAATTTCTGGGGCAGACGGGGCGGGTCGCCGCCGGCGTCGGCGTGGCGGCGTTATTAGGCAACCTGGGCCACTACGCCTTATCGTATGCCGCGGGGGGGCCGCCGATTAAAATCGGCGTGCTGCATTCGCTCAGCGGCACGATGGCGATCAGCGAAGTCTCCTTACGGGATGTCGTCCTGATGGCGGTCGAAGAAATCAACAAAGCGGGCGGGGTCATGGGGCGGCCCGTCGAGGCGAAGATCGTCGATCCGGCCTCGAACTGGGACCTGTTTGCCGAGAAGGCCAAGCAGCTGCTGTTGGAAGAGAAAGTGTCGGTTGTGTTCGGCTGTTGGACCTCGGTCAGCCGCAAGTCCGTCCTGCCGGTCTTCGAGAAAAACAACGGGTTGCTCTTCTATCCCGTCCAGTACGAGGGGGAGGAGTGCTCGCGCAACGTGTTCTATACCGGCGCCGCCGTCAATCAACAGGCAGCGCCGGCGGTGGAATACTTGATGAGCCCGGAAGGGGGGAGCTACAAGAAGTTCTACCTCCTCGGCACCGATTACGTGTATCCGCGCACCACGAACAAGATCCTGCGGGCCATGCTGTTGGCGAAGAAAGTTCCCGCCGCCAACATTGCGGAAGAATACACCCCGTTCCATCACCAGGACTATCAAACCATCTGCGGCAAGATTAAGAAGTTTGCCGCCGGCGGGGGCGCGGCCGTCATCAGTACCATCAACGGGGACAGCAACGTGCCGTTCTACAAGGAATTCGGCAACCAAGGCCTGCGGGCAGAAGATGCCCCGATCATGGCCTTCAGCGTCGCCGAAGACGAACTGCGCGGGATGGACACCAGCGCCCTGGTGGGGCACTTAGCCGCCTGGAACTACTACCAGAGCGTGGACACGCCGCAAAACAAGAAGTTCGTGGCGAATTTCAAAGCCTATTGCAAGAAGAACAACCTGCCGGACGGCGAGAATCGGGTCACCGACGATCCGATCGAAGCCGCCTATTTCGGCGTCTATGTGTGGAAGCAGGCGGTCGAGAAGGCCGGCTCCACCGACGTGGACAAGGTCCGGGCGGCGGTCTACAACCAGAAGTTCCTGGCGCCGGGGGGGGAAATCATGATGGATTGCTGTAATCAGCACACCCACAAGCCCGTCCTGATCGGCGAGATTCTCAAGAACGGGCAGTTCAAGACCATTTGGCGCTCGAAGGGCCTGGTGAAACCGGAACCGTGGAGTGAGTACACAAACCCGGACAAGGGGTGCGATTGGATTCAGCACCAGGGGACCTATACCAAATAG
- a CDS encoding hypothetical protein (conserved membrane protein of unknown function), whose translation MERVDGVRRRTGILPRLRVLSVACVLLGGLGGPSAGAADETGAAAGTSAPAASPIEAALLDLQSEDAEVRTQAAELLIAQGDTSLLPRLDAMREEGSRAVRIALKPVIDLLKNRANLTSDSPDTRRSAAADLGSTGRREAIPSLKQAAANEEVWWVRYTMEESQHVLELQADDHAIQLEAVKQLGELRSANSVPALTALIEAGQAAAATDQQQALATAATAAVDYIESWGWWANIIETCFRGISLSSILLIMSLGLAIVFGLMGVINMAHGELMMVGAYATFITQQAFLAWCSPDAFDWYFPVALPVAFLSAAAFGWVLEATVIRFLYGRLLETLLATWGVSLILMQAARVYFGDLTAVIAPQSLRGGAQVMVGVYLPYNRIFIIVLSIVCVLGIYVLLFRSTLGIRVRAVTQNRNMSACLGIPTRKVDAYTFAFASGLAGIAGWALTMVGNVDPGLGQNYIVDSFMVVVTGGVGKLAGTIWASLGIGGLNKLIEPFSGAVYGKVFILVGVILFLQWRPQGLFAAKGRSADA comes from the coding sequence GTGGAGAGGGTGGACGGAGTGAGGCGCCGGACTGGCATCCTGCCCCGGCTGCGTGTGCTGAGTGTGGCGTGCGTACTGCTCGGGGGCCTCGGGGGCCCGTCCGCGGGCGCGGCGGACGAGACGGGGGCAGCAGCGGGCACGAGCGCGCCCGCGGCCAGTCCGATCGAGGCCGCGCTCCTCGACCTCCAGAGCGAGGACGCAGAAGTCCGAACCCAAGCAGCCGAGCTCCTGATTGCGCAGGGGGACACGAGTCTGCTTCCGCGCCTCGATGCGATGCGGGAGGAGGGCAGCCGGGCCGTGCGGATCGCCCTCAAGCCGGTCATCGATCTCCTGAAGAATCGTGCCAACCTGACCAGCGACTCTCCCGACACCCGCCGATCGGCGGCGGCGGATCTGGGGTCCACCGGCCGGCGGGAGGCCATTCCGTCTCTCAAGCAGGCCGCCGCGAACGAGGAGGTCTGGTGGGTTCGGTACACCATGGAAGAATCGCAACACGTGCTGGAGTTGCAGGCGGACGATCATGCCATCCAGCTGGAGGCGGTGAAGCAGCTGGGCGAACTGCGCAGTGCCAACAGCGTGCCGGCCCTCACCGCCCTCATCGAGGCCGGCCAGGCGGCCGCGGCGACCGACCAGCAGCAGGCGCTGGCGACCGCCGCCACGGCCGCGGTGGACTATATCGAATCGTGGGGCTGGTGGGCCAACATCATTGAGACGTGCTTCCGGGGAATCAGCCTGAGCTCCATTCTCTTGATCATGTCCCTGGGATTGGCCATCGTCTTTGGGTTGATGGGCGTGATTAACATGGCCCACGGCGAGCTGATGATGGTGGGGGCCTACGCCACCTTCATCACCCAACAGGCGTTCCTCGCCTGGTGCTCGCCCGACGCCTTCGATTGGTACTTCCCCGTGGCCCTGCCCGTCGCCTTTCTGAGCGCGGCGGCCTTTGGCTGGGTGCTCGAAGCCACCGTCATTCGCTTTCTGTATGGGCGGCTCCTCGAGACCCTCTTGGCCACCTGGGGGGTGAGCCTGATCCTGATGCAGGCGGCCCGTGTGTACTTCGGCGATCTGACGGCGGTGATCGCCCCGCAGTCCTTGCGCGGCGGCGCCCAAGTCATGGTGGGCGTCTACCTGCCGTACAATCGGATCTTCATCATCGTCCTGTCGATCGTGTGTGTCCTGGGGATTTATGTTCTCTTATTCCGCTCCACCCTCGGCATTCGAGTGCGGGCCGTCACCCAAAATCGCAACATGAGCGCGTGTTTAGGGATCCCGACGCGCAAAGTCGATGCCTATACCTTTGCCTTTGCCTCCGGGCTGGCGGGCATCGCGGGCTGGGCCCTCACCATGGTGGGCAACGTCGATCCCGGCCTGGGGCAGAACTACATCGTCGATTCCTTCATGGTCGTCGTCACCGGCGGGGTCGGCAAACTGGCGGGGACCATCTGGGCGTCGTTGGGCATCGGGGGGCTGAACAAGCTCATCGAGCCGTTTAGCGGGGCCGTGTACGGCAAGGTCTTTATCCTCGTCGGCGTGATTCTCTTCCTGCAGTGGCGGCCGCAGGGGCTGTTTGCGGCGAAAGGACGGAGTGCCGATGCCTGA
- a CDS encoding Urea ABC transporter, permease protein UrtC → MPEPSVPPQDQRLTLSFFAAGLIFLVIIPLLNVLPAEGSWLHLSDFRLNQFGKFLAFAILALGLDLIWGYCGVLSLGQGVFFGLGAYCMGMYLALQIGSESVYGSELPDFMVWTQVKELPLFWYPFKSFWGGFFGALLVPVLFATLFGFLAFRSRIKGVYFAIITQALAFAAWLVFNRNETRLGGTNGLTDFKQLIGFRLSDPSTQRGLYLVTVLALGAAYLLCRYIVASRAGKVLIAIRDSESRVTFSGYTPWMYKLFVFVVAAGLAGLAGMLYVPQVGIITPAQIGVLPSLEVVIWVAVGGRGTLIGAIVGAVAVNYGRSVLTNYFPEAWPFILGGLFVIVVTLFPDGLIGMLRKGRERLKAAPSAPVSKAAGGTAA, encoded by the coding sequence ATGCCTGAGCCCAGTGTCCCCCCGCAGGATCAGCGCCTGACCCTGTCATTTTTTGCGGCCGGCCTGATCTTTCTGGTCATCATCCCGCTGCTCAACGTGCTCCCGGCCGAAGGGTCCTGGCTGCACCTGTCCGACTTTCGGCTGAATCAATTCGGGAAGTTTCTCGCGTTTGCGATTTTGGCACTGGGGCTGGATCTCATCTGGGGGTACTGCGGCGTCCTCAGTCTGGGGCAAGGCGTCTTTTTCGGGTTGGGCGCCTATTGCATGGGCATGTATCTGGCCCTGCAAATCGGGTCGGAAAGTGTCTACGGCAGCGAGCTGCCGGACTTCATGGTCTGGACCCAAGTCAAAGAACTCCCCCTGTTCTGGTATCCCTTTAAAAGCTTTTGGGGCGGCTTCTTCGGCGCCCTCCTCGTCCCCGTCCTCTTCGCGACCCTCTTCGGCTTTCTGGCGTTTCGCAGCCGGATCAAGGGCGTGTACTTTGCCATCATCACCCAGGCCTTGGCCTTTGCCGCCTGGCTGGTGTTCAATCGGAACGAAACCCGGCTGGGCGGCACCAACGGCCTGACCGATTTCAAACAACTGATCGGCTTCCGGCTCTCGGATCCCTCGACCCAGCGGGGCCTCTATCTCGTCACCGTCCTGGCCCTGGGGGCCGCCTATCTGTTGTGCCGCTATATCGTCGCCTCGCGTGCGGGCAAAGTGCTGATCGCGATCCGCGATAGCGAATCGCGCGTGACCTTTTCCGGCTACACCCCGTGGATGTACAAGCTCTTCGTGTTTGTCGTGGCGGCTGGCTTGGCCGGGCTCGCCGGGATGCTGTATGTGCCGCAGGTCGGCATCATCACGCCGGCCCAGATCGGCGTACTGCCGTCGCTGGAAGTCGTCATCTGGGTGGCCGTCGGCGGGCGCGGCACGTTGATCGGAGCCATCGTGGGTGCCGTCGCCGTCAACTATGGCCGGAGCGTGTTGACCAACTATTTTCCGGAGGCCTGGCCGTTCATTTTGGGGGGCCTCTTTGTGATCGTCGTGACCCTGTTCCCCGACGGCCTCATCGGGATGCTGCGGAAGGGGCGCGAGCGCCTGAAGGCGGCCCCCTCGGCCCCGGTGAGCAAGGCAGCGGGAGGGACGGCGGCGTGA
- a CDS encoding Urea ABC transporter, ATP-binding protein UrtD, producing the protein MTDGDRILTCEHVIVDYDGFKALNNCNFSVHYNELRVVIGPNGAGKTTLLDVICGKTPPTSGKILFGHGISLVGKNAEDITKLGVGRKFQAPSIYGNLSVWQNLDLSVKRASKGVFPTLVGKSTPAERERIREVLETIGLTEHAHARAGSLSHGQKQWLEIGMVILQEPSLLLVDEPVAGMSDKETEQTGQLLMTLAEKQAIVVIEHDMDFVRQIANIVTVLAEGTVICEGTVEHVQADEHVREIYLGRAKVAH; encoded by the coding sequence GTGACCGACGGCGACCGGATTCTCACCTGCGAACACGTCATCGTCGATTACGACGGCTTCAAAGCGTTGAACAACTGCAATTTCAGTGTCCACTACAACGAGCTGCGCGTGGTGATCGGGCCCAATGGCGCGGGCAAGACCACCTTGCTGGATGTCATTTGCGGGAAGACCCCCCCGACCTCCGGGAAAATCCTCTTCGGCCACGGCATCAGTCTGGTCGGCAAGAACGCCGAGGACATCACCAAGCTCGGCGTCGGCCGGAAGTTCCAAGCCCCGTCGATCTACGGCAACCTCTCGGTGTGGCAGAACTTGGACCTCTCGGTGAAGCGGGCGAGCAAGGGCGTGTTCCCGACCCTCGTGGGGAAATCCACACCGGCAGAACGGGAGCGGATCCGTGAGGTGTTGGAGACCATCGGGTTGACCGAGCACGCGCATGCGCGCGCCGGCTCCCTGTCGCACGGCCAAAAACAATGGCTTGAGATCGGCATGGTGATCTTGCAAGAGCCCTCCTTGCTCCTCGTGGACGAACCCGTGGCGGGCATGAGCGATAAGGAAACCGAGCAGACCGGGCAATTGTTGATGACGCTGGCCGAAAAACAGGCCATCGTGGTGATCGAGCATGATATGGACTTCGTCCGGCAGATTGCCAACATCGTCACGGTGTTGGCCGAGGGGACCGTCATTTGCGAAGGGACCGTAGAGCATGTGCAAGCCGATGAGCATGTGCGCGAGATTTATCTGGGCCGCGCGAAAGTCGCGCATTAA
- a CDS encoding ABC transporter subunit, ATP-binding, whose translation MEQATPPVTLAVEQINAYYGESHILRNVSFTIEPGEVVCLMGRNGMGKTTTLKTLTGLLPARSGTIRFRGRDITQERTDLRARQGLAYVPQGREIIPHLTVHQNLLLGYWNRPVIRGDVSEAAAFEEVYQLFPKLTQILHRPGGVLSGGEQQQLAIGRAILSSPQLLLLDEPTEGIQPSIVDQIEDVIIGFKQSRRFAILLVEQGLHFAARLAEKYVVMAKGAVMAQGKSAELNADMVRQHLTV comes from the coding sequence ATGGAACAGGCCACCCCTCCGGTGACGTTAGCGGTCGAGCAGATCAATGCCTATTACGGCGAGAGCCATATTCTGCGGAACGTCTCGTTTACCATTGAGCCGGGGGAGGTGGTCTGTCTCATGGGGCGCAATGGGATGGGCAAGACCACCACGCTGAAAACGTTGACGGGGTTGTTGCCGGCCCGGTCGGGGACGATTCGGTTTCGGGGCCGGGACATCACCCAGGAGCGGACGGATCTCCGGGCGCGCCAGGGCCTGGCGTATGTCCCGCAAGGGCGGGAGATCATTCCGCATCTGACGGTGCACCAAAACCTGTTGCTCGGGTACTGGAACCGGCCGGTGATCCGGGGGGATGTCTCGGAGGCGGCGGCCTTTGAGGAGGTCTATCAGCTCTTTCCGAAGCTCACGCAGATCCTGCACCGCCCGGGCGGGGTGCTCAGCGGCGGCGAGCAGCAGCAGTTGGCGATTGGCCGGGCCATTCTCTCCAGTCCCCAGCTGCTCTTGTTGGATGAGCCGACGGAGGGGATTCAGCCGTCGATCGTCGATCAGATCGAGGATGTCATTATCGGGTTTAAACAGTCGCGCCGCTTTGCCATCTTGTTGGTGGAGCAGGGCCTCCACTTTGCCGCCCGGTTGGCGGAAAAGTATGTGGTTATGGCCAAGGGCGCGGTCATGGCCCAGGGCAAGAGTGCCGAGCTCAATGCCGATATGGTTCGCCAACATCTGACGGTCTAA
- a CDS encoding urease gamma subunit — translation MHLTPREQEKLLIYVAGQLAADRKKRGLKLNHPEAVAYLTAAVLEGIRDGKSVAELMTYGATLLTRKDVMPGVPEMIHEFQVEGTFPDGTKLVTVHNPIR, via the coding sequence ATGCATCTGACCCCGAGAGAGCAGGAAAAATTGTTGATCTATGTGGCAGGACAGCTTGCCGCAGATCGCAAAAAGCGAGGCCTTAAGCTGAATCATCCTGAAGCCGTCGCGTATCTTACGGCCGCCGTCCTGGAAGGGATTCGTGATGGGAAATCCGTAGCCGAACTTATGACCTACGGGGCGACGCTCCTAACGCGTAAGGACGTCATGCCTGGCGTACCGGAGATGATTCACGAGTTTCAAGTCGAAGGGACTTTCCCTGACGGAACCAAGTTAGTAACCGTGCACAATCCGATTCGATAA
- a CDS encoding Urease subunit beta, which yields MPKKTKRAPVRREKVPQRTKGFLATIKTELSKPVIPGEMFVASGDLEAFHGRDTKELTVKNSADRPIQVGSHCHFFESNHALMFDRGAAFGFRLCIPAGTAVRFEPGEEKRVTVVALAGNRVAHGINGLTEGSLDDPQVKGKALALAADRGFSEKGGVK from the coding sequence ATGCCAAAGAAGACCAAACGAGCTCCGGTGCGGAGAGAGAAAGTCCCACAACGAACAAAAGGTTTCCTGGCAACGATCAAGACTGAGTTGTCCAAGCCGGTGATACCGGGTGAAATGTTCGTCGCCTCCGGAGACCTGGAGGCGTTCCATGGACGAGACACGAAAGAGCTTACGGTCAAAAATTCAGCCGATCGACCCATCCAGGTTGGCTCCCACTGCCATTTTTTTGAGTCGAATCACGCGCTCATGTTCGACCGGGGAGCGGCATTCGGATTTCGACTCTGTATTCCTGCCGGTACTGCGGTACGGTTTGAGCCGGGAGAAGAAAAGCGGGTCACTGTTGTGGCCCTGGCCGGAAATCGGGTTGCACACGGCATCAATGGATTGACGGAAGGATCGCTCGATGACCCTCAAGTCAAGGGTAAGGCTCTCGCGCTCGCAGCTGATCGTGGATTTTCTGAGAAAGGAGGGGTCAAGTGA
- a CDS encoding urease alpha subunit yields MKIQRRQYASLYGPTTGDRVRLADTELLIEVEKDFTVYGEEAVFGGGKVIRDGMGQSPLATSANGALDTVVTNALILDYSGIVKADIGIKDGRIVGVGKAGNPDLMPNVTQGMEIGAGTEVIAGEGHIVTAGGIDSHIHFICPQQYWDALSSGITTMIGGGTGPATGTNATTCTPGPWNIHRMLEASDGIPMNLGFLGKGNSSHPDGLNEQVEAGAIGLKLHEDWGTTPAAIDTCLSVGEHYDVQVAIHTDTLNEAGFVEDTIKAFKGRTIHTFHTEGAGGGHAPDIIKVCGEPNVLPSSTNPTMPFTANTMDEHLDMLMVCHHLNPRIPEDVAFAESRIRRETIAAEDILHDLGAISIMSSDSQAMGRIGEVIIRTWQNAHKMKVQRGHLSSTGAKDSSQNDNFRAKRYVAKYTINPAIAHGIAHEVGSVEVGKLADLVIWKPAFFGVKPEMVLKGGFIAQAQMGDPNASIPTPEPIISRPMFGAFGRALTSTSLTFFSQAGLDREIPKKLGLQKRVAAVKNCRSVKKRDLKLNDYLPKIEVDPETYVVTADGVRLTCEPAVVLPMAQRYFLF; encoded by the coding sequence GTGAAGATTCAAAGAAGGCAGTATGCATCCCTCTATGGCCCCACGACAGGGGATCGTGTCCGGCTCGCCGACACGGAATTGCTCATTGAGGTGGAGAAGGATTTTACGGTCTACGGTGAAGAAGCAGTCTTTGGCGGCGGGAAAGTCATTCGAGACGGGATGGGACAGTCACCGTTAGCCACGAGTGCCAACGGCGCGCTCGATACCGTCGTTACGAATGCCCTCATCCTGGATTACAGTGGGATCGTGAAGGCGGATATCGGTATCAAAGATGGACGAATAGTTGGAGTCGGCAAAGCGGGTAATCCCGATCTCATGCCGAATGTCACGCAGGGGATGGAGATCGGTGCAGGTACGGAAGTTATCGCGGGTGAAGGGCATATCGTCACAGCCGGCGGCATAGATAGCCATATCCACTTTATCTGTCCGCAACAGTATTGGGACGCACTATCGTCTGGCATTACCACCATGATCGGGGGTGGTACAGGCCCTGCCACCGGAACCAACGCCACGACCTGTACGCCGGGGCCTTGGAATATCCATCGCATGCTGGAAGCGTCGGACGGCATTCCCATGAATCTGGGATTCTTGGGCAAGGGCAATTCGTCTCATCCCGATGGGTTGAACGAGCAGGTGGAGGCAGGTGCCATCGGTCTCAAACTGCATGAAGATTGGGGGACGACACCGGCGGCGATCGACACGTGTCTCAGCGTGGGGGAGCACTATGACGTACAGGTCGCGATCCATACCGATACATTGAACGAGGCGGGTTTCGTCGAGGACACCATCAAGGCGTTCAAGGGGAGGACGATTCACACCTTCCATACGGAGGGCGCTGGAGGTGGACATGCACCGGACATCATCAAGGTCTGTGGGGAGCCGAATGTGCTTCCGTCGTCCACTAACCCCACCATGCCGTTTACCGCCAATACGATGGATGAGCATCTCGACATGTTGATGGTGTGTCACCATCTGAATCCGCGCATTCCTGAAGATGTGGCGTTTGCGGAGTCTCGTATCCGTCGTGAAACCATTGCGGCAGAAGATATTCTTCACGATCTCGGCGCGATCAGCATCATGTCCTCAGATTCTCAGGCTATGGGCCGGATCGGCGAGGTGATCATTCGAACCTGGCAAAACGCTCACAAAATGAAGGTTCAGCGAGGGCATTTGTCTTCGACTGGTGCGAAGGATTCCTCTCAGAACGATAATTTCCGGGCCAAGCGGTATGTGGCCAAGTATACGATCAATCCGGCGATTGCCCACGGCATCGCGCACGAGGTCGGTTCAGTCGAGGTCGGTAAACTCGCTGATCTTGTGATCTGGAAGCCGGCGTTCTTCGGCGTCAAGCCGGAGATGGTGTTGAAAGGTGGGTTTATCGCTCAGGCACAGATGGGCGACCCGAATGCCTCTATCCCGACGCCGGAGCCCATCATCAGCCGACCCATGTTTGGTGCGTTTGGAAGAGCGCTGACCAGTACCAGCTTGACGTTCTTCTCCCAGGCTGGGTTGGATCGGGAAATCCCAAAGAAGCTTGGTCTGCAGAAGCGCGTGGCGGCGGTGAAGAATTGTCGGAGCGTGAAGAAGCGAGATCTGAAACTGAACGACTATCTGCCGAAAATCGAAGTCGATCCTGAGACATATGTTGTAACGGCGGACGGCGTGCGGCTCACGTGTGAGCCAGCAGTTGTGCTGCCTATGGCTCAACGGTATTTCCTGTTCTGA
- a CDS encoding Urease accessory protein UreF: protein MNTPSLLEGLRFVDTFFPSGGYAFSSGLEAAVQGGAVRNSEQLARYIEDLLRGGMSRREALATKIANVAGSTGEASAALEIDRKLDATKLSRESRMASRQMGRQVIRVAADQIKAKSVLSEYYDEVESDRAPGHLAVTFGLTLGACDWSPEETAAAFLYQTAIGFVSAAMRLSPIGQHEGQRILGEWLPVIERISREVDSDAGMSSWSPIQDIYSMRHGSLEWRLFRS from the coding sequence ATGAATACCCCCTCCTTGCTTGAAGGGTTGCGGTTTGTCGATACCTTCTTTCCTTCAGGTGGATACGCATTTTCCTCAGGGTTGGAAGCCGCCGTGCAAGGCGGTGCGGTAAGGAACTCGGAGCAGCTTGCGCGGTACATTGAGGATTTGTTGCGAGGTGGCATGAGCCGCCGAGAAGCCCTTGCTACAAAAATAGCTAATGTAGCGGGGTCTACGGGAGAAGCCTCGGCTGCTCTGGAAATTGATCGAAAGCTTGATGCCACAAAGCTGAGTCGTGAGTCACGGATGGCCAGCCGTCAAATGGGGCGACAAGTGATTCGCGTCGCGGCTGATCAGATTAAAGCGAAATCGGTTCTGAGCGAGTATTACGACGAGGTGGAGTCTGATCGAGCTCCTGGTCATCTCGCGGTGACCTTTGGGCTCACTCTGGGTGCGTGCGATTGGAGCCCGGAAGAAACAGCCGCTGCCTTCCTGTACCAAACTGCAATCGGGTTCGTTTCTGCGGCCATGCGACTGAGTCCGATCGGCCAACATGAGGGACAGCGCATTCTGGGCGAGTGGCTTCCGGTGATCGAGCGTATTAGCAGAGAAGTCGACTCGGATGCGGGGATGAGTTCATGGTCTCCTATTCAAGACATTTATTCGATGCGACATGGCTCTCTGGAGTGGAGGCTCTTTCGGTCCTAG
- a CDS encoding urease accessory protein → MTAVDLRLPDLGMNMHDLNREHSHSWSPTQAREKGIPVIGIGGPVGSGKTALVEALCQRLRDRYSLAAVTNDIFTKIDAEILTKRAALPIDRILGVETGGCPHTAIREDASHNQEAINDLLRRHPDVESFFLESGGDNLAATFSPELVDYVIYVIDVAAGDKIPRKGGPGITRSDFLVINKMDLAPHVRADLSLMAQDTRRMRGDLPFAFTNILSGEGLDSVVAWVEQRVPQRARR, encoded by the coding sequence ATGACGGCGGTAGATCTCCGGCTACCTGATCTTGGAATGAACATGCATGATCTGAATCGTGAGCATAGTCACAGCTGGTCTCCAACACAAGCGCGGGAAAAAGGCATACCGGTTATTGGCATTGGAGGACCCGTCGGCTCTGGTAAAACGGCGCTTGTTGAAGCTCTATGTCAAAGATTGCGCGATCGCTACAGCCTGGCCGCTGTGACGAACGACATTTTTACCAAAATCGATGCGGAAATTCTCACGAAACGCGCAGCATTGCCGATCGACCGCATCTTGGGAGTTGAAACTGGGGGGTGTCCACACACGGCAATCCGTGAAGATGCGTCGCATAACCAAGAGGCGATCAACGATTTGCTTCGGCGTCATCCCGATGTTGAATCGTTTTTCTTGGAAAGTGGTGGGGACAATCTTGCGGCCACCTTCAGCCCTGAGCTGGTGGATTACGTGATCTACGTCATCGATGTGGCAGCCGGTGACAAAATCCCACGCAAAGGTGGCCCTGGCATCACCCGGTCTGACTTCCTGGTGATCAACAAGATGGATTTGGCGCCGCATGTTCGTGCGGATCTTTCCCTGATGGCTCAAGACACACGCCGCATGAGAGGTGATCTTCCCTTTGCCTTCACGAATATCCTTTCTGGTGAGGGGCTCGATTCGGTTGTAGCGTGGGTCGAACAGCGTGTCCCTCAGCGAGCCAGGCGTTAA
- a CDS encoding hypothetical protein (conserved protein of unknown function), whose amino-acid sequence MRVRGGERRSASQKTSTFLNRKPSERRESSQKRNLPIPSSTEFVGRVGELRLQYAKLDGRTIIAHSYFTTPWKLLPPIYLDDTGAAYTLLVNPSGGLVGGDGLSIDMNLDRDAHVLISAPSANRVYRSEGKLSEQVINITVGPGAILEWLPEHTIPFAGSRFRQAIQVNLAPSATIILWDALASGRIARDERWAFTHLENEIQIMTATGGSLVERYILDPATDLGRVGLAEEWNYVASLYVVSDAVSPEIWADLESKVTAVLGELPGQVLGGVSRPAVPGLAIKLLARKAPDLTAMLDLLWTAVRGALWNLPAVSLRKY is encoded by the coding sequence GTGCGAGTTCGTGGGGGGGAGCGAAGAAGCGCGTCTCAGAAAACCAGTACTTTTCTAAACAGAAAACCTTCTGAGAGACGTGAGTCCTCTCAAAAAAGGAACCTGCCCATACCCTCCTCAACCGAATTCGTCGGACGAGTCGGCGAGCTCAGGCTTCAGTACGCAAAGCTTGATGGTCGGACCATCATCGCGCATTCATATTTTACCACGCCCTGGAAGCTTCTCCCTCCCATTTACCTCGATGATACCGGAGCGGCCTACACGCTCTTGGTTAATCCATCCGGTGGTCTTGTTGGGGGTGACGGTCTTTCTATCGACATGAATCTGGATCGAGATGCCCATGTCCTCATCTCCGCGCCTTCTGCCAATCGTGTCTATCGATCAGAAGGGAAACTGTCCGAACAGGTGATCAACATCACGGTCGGGCCTGGTGCCATCTTGGAATGGTTGCCGGAGCACACCATCCCGTTTGCCGGATCACGATTTCGACAGGCGATTCAGGTGAACCTCGCGCCGAGTGCCACCATTATTCTATGGGATGCGCTGGCCTCCGGGCGAATAGCCAGAGATGAACGCTGGGCGTTCACCCACCTCGAGAATGAGATCCAAATTATGACTGCCACGGGAGGATCCCTTGTTGAGCGGTACATTCTCGATCCAGCCACTGACCTGGGTCGGGTCGGTCTTGCAGAGGAATGGAACTACGTTGCATCCCTATATGTGGTGAGCGATGCAGTTTCGCCGGAGATCTGGGCTGATCTTGAATCGAAGGTCACCGCTGTTTTGGGAGAGCTTCCGGGCCAAGTTCTGGGGGGAGTATCAAGACCGGCAGTCCCAGGTCTGGCGATCAAATTATTAGCCAGGAAGGCCCCCGACCTTACCGCCATGCTTGATTTGTTATGGACCGCTGTCCGTGGAGCATTGTGGAATCTTCCAGCCGTCTCCTTGCGGAAGTACTAA